The following proteins are co-located in the Fimbriiglobus ruber genome:
- a CDS encoding J domain-containing protein, which translates to MGGSDLPDDPRGWPDNPFELLGVSYDAGDADIKRAYTRLIRRFKPEHHPEQFRLVREAYEFCKQRTAWFRFPSPRKPEPPQAGPPEQAERSLAKDVPPPPAEDVGTDRRQSLDAPPDVHPEAGDPTNEESEGGRVGSDADFDTEEPRVEGQPTSDRVVDRVEQLWATAVNGAEAEAYAGLVDQSRYEPDRVDVLLRLYWLLTLNPDLDPVRTRHHWLAAALVLSNLRGPAVELYRRELEADPLDALKEPYDRLLTNSAAVADLTAVVRFRSAAAGRANLGGVIVADLTAIKTRVRDYSDTEWLGLIVTAAVWSILSHNNLLKEFWQTELADLKDLELSHGSQFDRLDDASAFAVSVMKIPSIPPELHAVVRTYWVEQGVPRPQELGRAVEMIGAAPYEWLFQFDHIYRESGPIFLALFGRAVERYVAAHGAFDEITFPPELIRSQVDTLGLRYFDRTLWYEKTSFGRVAVLKYLILNCIDPMELAACCGQDSDPRLQVLGELVRNDLSMRVVWLTQMAARV; encoded by the coding sequence ATGGGCGGTAGCGATCTACCAGACGACCCGCGGGGTTGGCCCGACAATCCGTTTGAACTCCTCGGCGTCTCATACGACGCCGGGGACGCGGACATCAAGCGCGCGTACACCCGGCTGATCCGCCGGTTCAAGCCCGAACACCACCCCGAGCAATTTCGCCTCGTTCGAGAAGCGTACGAATTCTGCAAGCAGCGGACCGCGTGGTTTCGCTTCCCGTCGCCCCGCAAACCCGAGCCGCCCCAGGCGGGGCCGCCCGAACAAGCCGAAAGGAGTCTTGCGAAAGACGTCCCGCCGCCGCCGGCCGAGGACGTCGGCACCGACCGGCGTCAGTCTCTCGACGCACCCCCGGATGTACACCCGGAGGCAGGCGACCCGACGAACGAGGAATCGGAAGGCGGACGAGTTGGGTCGGACGCGGATTTCGACACGGAAGAACCGCGTGTCGAGGGTCAGCCCACGTCCGATCGTGTTGTCGATCGGGTCGAGCAACTCTGGGCGACGGCCGTGAACGGGGCCGAAGCCGAGGCGTACGCCGGTCTGGTTGACCAGTCCCGGTACGAACCCGATCGAGTCGACGTCCTACTTCGACTGTATTGGTTACTCACGCTGAACCCGGACCTCGACCCGGTGCGCACCCGGCACCACTGGCTGGCCGCCGCGCTCGTACTCTCGAATTTGCGGGGGCCGGCGGTCGAACTTTACCGTCGGGAGCTTGAGGCGGACCCGCTCGACGCACTCAAGGAGCCTTACGACCGACTCCTGACCAATTCGGCCGCCGTCGCCGACCTGACGGCCGTCGTTCGGTTCCGAAGCGCGGCGGCGGGGCGGGCGAACTTGGGGGGCGTGATCGTGGCCGATTTGACGGCCATCAAAACTCGGGTCCGCGACTATTCCGACACCGAATGGCTCGGTCTGATCGTCACCGCTGCCGTATGGAGCATTTTATCTCACAACAATTTGTTGAAAGAATTCTGGCAGACCGAACTGGCCGATTTGAAAGATCTGGAGTTGAGTCACGGCTCGCAGTTCGACCGTCTGGACGACGCGTCGGCCTTCGCCGTGTCGGTCATGAAGATCCCTTCCATCCCGCCCGAATTACACGCGGTCGTTCGTACCTATTGGGTCGAGCAGGGGGTACCGAGGCCCCAGGAACTCGGCCGGGCCGTCGAAATGATCGGGGCCGCCCCTTACGAATGGTTATTCCAGTTCGACCACATCTATCGGGAGAGCGGACCGATTTTCTTGGCCCTCTTCGGCCGCGCCGTGGAGCGGTATGTTGCCGCCCACGGGGCGTTCGACGAAATCACTTTCCCCCCCGAATTGATCCGCTCCCAGGTTGACACGCTGGGTCTCAGATATTTCGACCGAACGCTCTGGTACGAAAAAACCTCTTTCGGCCGCGTGGCCGTTTTGAAATACTTGATTTTAAACTGTATCGATCCGATGGAGTTGGCGGCTTGTTGCGGTCAGGATTCCGACCCCCGGCTCCAAGTGCTGGGCGAACTCGTCCGCAACGACCTTAGCATGCGGGTGGTGTGGCTCACCCAGATGGCGGCAAGGGTCTGA
- a CDS encoding J domain-containing protein — MSGSDLPDDPRTWPTNPFELLGVPYGAADADIKRAYTRLIRRFKPEHHAEQFRLIREAYEACLRQASWFRVDADAEPEPAPIVVPRDRPTASRSENIEPKRVTPPADEVPIPPPSADPDEAALGSKPEASQPAPESDFGADDASEDERPIPPWRAADRTLQLWALAVGGAEAEAYAGLVEQSRYEPDRVDVPLRLYWLSALNPSLDPTRTRHHWLADALARSNLRGPAVELYRRELETNPDQALYGPYDRLLSVPAVPRDLLTLARCRIVVAGREGRGGAIKSDLAAVKDRVRDYSDSEWLGLVVAAADWGVWTPGGVVEEVCRTELAGLKYLELNHGGLFDRVEDGQAVAAAVLKSKSLPLELVAVVRAFWAGSAVPGRRVMDAAISVIESDPARYLFMFDYVLRESGETVIRLLTRALERYLAGSDTSDETDYPADLIRARARHVRVSGETRSGWFQKQFSERATVLKLLVADAIDPAEFANACFGDPDPRYRALSELVGGDPSLRAVWLAQMAAKV, encoded by the coding sequence ATGAGCGGTAGCGATCTGCCGGACGACCCGCGGACTTGGCCGACCAACCCGTTCGAGTTACTCGGCGTCCCCTACGGCGCCGCGGACGCGGACATCAAGCGGGCGTACACCCGGCTGATCCGCCGGTTCAAGCCCGAACACCACGCCGAGCAGTTCCGTCTGATTCGCGAGGCTTACGAGGCGTGTTTGCGGCAGGCGTCGTGGTTCCGCGTCGACGCGGACGCCGAACCGGAACCCGCTCCGATCGTAGTTCCCCGCGACCGCCCGACGGCGTCCCGCTCCGAGAACATCGAACCCAAGAGAGTCACACCGCCGGCCGACGAAGTCCCGATACCCCCGCCGTCGGCCGATCCGGACGAAGCCGCATTGGGTTCAAAGCCGGAAGCGAGCCAACCTGCACCGGAGTCGGACTTCGGGGCGGACGACGCATCGGAAGACGAGAGGCCGATTCCGCCCTGGCGCGCCGCCGACCGGACGCTTCAACTCTGGGCGTTGGCCGTCGGCGGGGCGGAAGCGGAGGCATACGCCGGCCTGGTCGAACAATCGCGTTACGAGCCCGACCGGGTCGACGTGCCGCTCCGCCTCTATTGGTTAAGTGCCCTCAACCCGTCCCTCGACCCGACGCGAACCCGGCACCACTGGCTGGCCGACGCACTGGCCCGGTCGAATCTCCGCGGCCCGGCGGTCGAACTCTATCGCCGGGAACTCGAAACGAACCCGGACCAGGCTCTTTACGGGCCTTACGACCGATTATTGTCCGTTCCCGCCGTGCCGCGAGACTTGCTAACTCTCGCTCGTTGCCGGATCGTCGTCGCGGGGCGGGAGGGCCGCGGCGGGGCCATCAAATCCGATCTGGCGGCCGTCAAGGACCGCGTCCGCGACTATTCCGATTCCGAGTGGCTCGGTCTGGTGGTCGCGGCCGCAGATTGGGGCGTGTGGACGCCGGGCGGTGTCGTGGAGGAAGTCTGCCGGACCGAACTGGCCGGCTTGAAATATCTGGAACTCAACCACGGCGGGCTCTTCGACCGCGTGGAAGATGGGCAGGCCGTCGCCGCCGCCGTCTTGAAATCCAAATCCCTCCCGCTCGAGTTGGTCGCGGTCGTCCGCGCGTTCTGGGCCGGGTCGGCTGTGCCCGGAAGACGTGTCATGGATGCGGCGATATCCGTGATCGAATCGGACCCGGCCCGCTATTTGTTTATGTTCGATTACGTACTCCGCGAATCGGGCGAGACGGTCATCAGGCTGTTGACCCGCGCCCTGGAACGGTACCTCGCCGGCTCCGACACCTCCGACGAGACGGACTACCCGGCCGACCTCATCCGGGCGCGGGCACGACACGTTCGGGTGAGTGGTGAAACCCGGTCGGGCTGGTTCCAAAAACAATTTTCGGAGCGGGCGACCGTACTGAAGCTACTGGTCGCGGACGCGATTGATCCCGCGGAGTTTGCCAACGCCTGCTTCGGCGACCCCGACCCCCGGTACCGCGCCCTCTCCGAACTCGTGGGCGGCGACCCGAGCTTACGTGCGGTCTGGTTAGCCCAAATGGCGGCAAAGGTATGA